One Dictyoglomus turgidum DSM 6724 DNA window includes the following coding sequences:
- the cutA gene encoding divalent-cation tolerance protein CutA → MILTVVTINSLENAEKIANVLLDEKLCACVNIIPEAKSIYIWQGEKKVEMEVIMLIKTEKSKFSELVKRIRELHPYKLPEIIGIPINYGLPEYLEWIKSSLQ, encoded by the coding sequence ATGATACTTACTGTAGTTACCATTAATAGTTTAGAGAATGCAGAAAAGATAGCAAATGTACTTTTGGACGAAAAACTTTGTGCTTGTGTAAACATAATTCCTGAAGCAAAATCAATTTATATTTGGCAGGGAGAAAAAAAAGTTGAAATGGAAGTAATCATGTTGATAAAGACTGAAAAGAGTAAGTTCTCAGAACTTGTTAAAAGGATAAGAGAATTACATCCTTACAAGTTGCCTGAAATAATAGGGATTCCAATAAACTATGGTTTACCTGAATATTTAGAATGGATAAAAAGTTCTCTTCAATAG
- a CDS encoding ABC transporter permease, translated as MSSIRELLSTSSVVISFIVGFLAAYAVIKEVDFSKIFKNEKSIGAFIGKVILFFFITSFIWVLLSSLFILLRIQE; from the coding sequence ATGAGTAGTATTAGGGAATTGTTGAGTACTTCAAGTGTGGTTATAAGTTTTATTGTAGGCTTTTTAGCTGCATATGCAGTGATCAAAGAAGTAGATTTTTCGAAAATCTTTAAAAATGAAAAAAGTATAGGAGCTTTTATTGGCAAAGTAATATTGTTTTTCTTTATTACGTCTTTTATTTGGGTTCTTTTGAGTTCTTTATTTATACTTTTAAGAATTCAAGAATGA
- a CDS encoding nucleoside deaminase: MDKKFSSIDEYFMHEAIKEAKKALRKGEVPVGAVIVYNGQIVGRGYNLRESKKNPISHAEMIAIEKAAKKLKGWRLCNCTLYVTLEPCIMCFGAILNSRISRLVYGTENREEGFTQFVNIRDYKKWKDIEIISGIKKDVCESLLKEFFKDMRSSRS, translated from the coding sequence ATGGATAAAAAGTTCTCTTCAATAGATGAATATTTTATGCACGAAGCAATTAAAGAAGCAAAAAAAGCGCTAAGGAAAGGAGAAGTTCCTGTGGGAGCAGTTATAGTTTATAACGGACAGATAGTAGGAAGAGGGTATAATTTAAGAGAGAGCAAAAAGAATCCAATTTCACATGCAGAAATGATTGCTATAGAGAAAGCAGCTAAAAAACTAAAAGGTTGGAGACTTTGCAATTGTACTTTATATGTGACTTTGGAACCTTGTATAATGTGTTTTGGTGCTATTCTGAATTCACGTATAAGTAGGTTAGTTTATGGAACTGAAAACAGAGAAGAGGGCTTTACACAATTTGTAAATATTAGGGATTATAAAAAATGGAAAGACATAGAGATAATTTCTGGAATTAAAAAGGATGTATGCGAGTCTTTGCTAAAGGAGTTTTTTAAAGATATGCGGAGTTCACGTTCATGA